A genomic window from Borreliella burgdorferi B31 includes:
- a CDS encoding tetratricopeptide repeat protein, translating into MREISCCFLLLTFSVVCVYSFDVSSRKFYGILEGYYSGKIEELSKKNDEDVYIYRFGKFKETLSEMSSGIKSYFFNLVDYQIARLLQNKEGRRNSSKSYSVLKSTQKSLLELIASTDFKGLEKTIQSDICRILGDVNLMLLRYAGGAALSKLANEARKYFEKSLKINSKNSFANTSLASWYLYAPRIAGGDPNKTLSFAQLGFKYGQTDVEKYFANIWISQAHFLLKNEKESLKYILKAGEIFPNGAFHKIVLEQNKAGNLFMDFPIKN; encoded by the coding sequence ATGAGAGAAATTAGTTGTTGTTTTTTATTATTAACTTTTAGTGTTGTTTGTGTATATTCATTTGATGTTTCAAGTAGAAAATTTTATGGCATATTGGAAGGTTATTATTCGGGCAAAATTGAGGAATTGTCAAAAAAAAATGATGAAGATGTCTATATATATAGGTTTGGTAAATTTAAAGAAACATTGAGCGAAATGAGCTCCGGCATCAAGTCATATTTTTTTAATCTTGTTGATTACCAAATTGCCAGACTTCTTCAGAATAAAGAAGGAAGAAGGAATTCTTCTAAAAGTTATTCTGTTTTAAAATCCACTCAAAAATCTCTTTTAGAGCTCATTGCATCAACAGATTTTAAAGGTTTGGAAAAAACCATTCAAAGCGATATTTGCAGGATCTTGGGAGATGTTAATTTAATGCTTTTGAGGTATGCGGGAGGTGCAGCTTTAAGCAAGCTTGCAAATGAGGCTAGAAAATATTTTGAAAAGTCCTTAAAAATTAATAGTAAAAACTCATTTGCCAACACTTCTCTTGCAAGTTGGTATTTATATGCTCCAAGGATTGCGGGGGGAGATCCAAATAAAACTTTGTCATTTGCTCAATTAGGATTTAAATATGGTCAAACAGATGTGGAAAAATATTTTGCAAATATATGGATAAGTCAAGCTCATTTCCTTCTTAAAAATGAAAAAGAAAGCCTTAAATATATACTCAAAGCTGGTGAAATATTTCCCAACGGAGCTTTTCACAAGATAGTTCTAGAACAAAACAAGGCTGGAAATTTGTTTATGGATTTTCCTATAAAAAATTAG
- a CDS encoding ABC transporter ATP-binding protein, which produces MGNVNLDLKLVNKKYKIGQEIIHANKDISLNLKSRDMVWISGPTGSGKTTLMNLLSGIDSLDTGEIRFNSTLLSSMNEKDRTLFRRYNVGLIFQHFELIPSLTGFDNISLPLRFSRESAKRLKSKAEELIEFFKLSKFVNKKPRYMSGGQRQRIGIARAFVYDPKLIIGDEITSHLDKETAIFVYTSIQKYLKEKNAIGIFVSHDYNLKNLANKLYRIEDGVLSLVGGECV; this is translated from the coding sequence GTGGGGAATGTTAATTTAGATTTAAAATTGGTTAATAAAAAATACAAAATTGGACAAGAAATTATTCATGCAAATAAGGATATTTCACTTAATTTAAAATCAAGGGACATGGTTTGGATTTCAGGGCCTACGGGGAGCGGCAAGACAACTTTAATGAATTTGCTTTCTGGAATAGATTCTCTTGATACAGGGGAGATCCGCTTCAACTCAACTCTTTTAAGTTCAATGAATGAAAAGGATAGAACTTTGTTTAGAAGGTATAACGTAGGGTTAATCTTTCAGCATTTTGAGCTTATCCCAAGTCTTACAGGTTTTGACAATATTTCATTACCTCTAAGATTCTCAAGAGAAAGTGCTAAGCGATTAAAGTCTAAAGCGGAAGAATTGATAGAATTTTTCAAACTTTCAAAGTTTGTGAATAAAAAACCTAGATATATGTCTGGAGGACAAAGGCAAAGGATAGGAATAGCAAGAGCCTTTGTTTATGATCCCAAATTAATAATTGGAGATGAAATAACTAGTCATTTGGACAAAGAAACAGCTATTTTTGTTTATACTTCAATACAAAAGTATCTTAAAGAGAAGAATGCAATTGGGATTTTTGTTTCTCATGATTATAATTTAAAAAATTTGGCTAATAAACTTTATAGAATAGAAGATGGAGTGCTGTCTTTAGTGGGGGGTGAGTGTGTTTAA
- a CDS encoding ABC transporter permease, with translation MFKLAFYNIFRDLRRTIILSLLLASSVVFLLVFVGYMNFSREGMEKSFVSSSGHIQIAKENYFNPKFSNLKNGLLLEEKDINLIRNEIDSYDELQSTNLIVNFDGLLGNSSTSNPVFAFAYEDPDIITSSLSLLEGEPIFHDSNAGEFLLGSNLASSFGIEKITETNSDLTLMTNLLGRGLNFQNIKVAGIIKFPFSTADNIFAITTIKTLKDLFAFEGGAHVIQVFLKDSSTLETFKKKLDNFKKNKGISFDYNDWFEINPYFKSVLGMTRTTFMFILVLISLLIFIAFFQIMTALSIERTRELGTLRAIGLTKLELFYSLFLEIVIISVVNIVVGVILAYFAKLFIQFQKISFTPPGYSETYYINIFYYASDIIYVSIFMLILAIFSSILPFSKASKKSVVEVMNDA, from the coding sequence GTGTTTAAATTGGCTTTTTACAATATCTTTAGAGATTTAAGGCGTACAATCATATTATCTTTACTTCTAGCAAGTTCTGTGGTATTTTTATTGGTTTTTGTTGGATATATGAACTTTAGTAGAGAGGGGATGGAAAAGAGCTTTGTTAGTTCAAGTGGCCATATTCAAATTGCGAAAGAAAATTATTTTAATCCTAAATTTAGCAACCTTAAGAATGGGCTTTTACTTGAAGAAAAGGATATTAATTTGATACGGAATGAAATAGATAGTTATGATGAATTACAATCTACCAATTTAATAGTTAATTTTGATGGACTTCTAGGCAATTCTTCGACAAGTAACCCAGTTTTTGCATTTGCCTATGAAGATCCAGATATAATTACAAGCAGCCTATCTTTATTAGAGGGTGAGCCCATTTTCCACGATTCTAATGCAGGTGAGTTTTTGCTTGGTAGTAATTTGGCCTCTTCGTTTGGTATAGAAAAAATAACAGAAACCAATTCTGATCTTACATTAATGACAAATTTGCTCGGGAGAGGTTTGAATTTCCAAAATATTAAAGTTGCTGGAATTATAAAATTTCCATTTTCAACAGCAGATAATATTTTTGCAATTACTACTATTAAGACTTTAAAAGACTTGTTTGCATTTGAGGGTGGAGCACATGTGATCCAAGTATTTTTAAAGGATAGTTCTACCTTAGAGACTTTTAAAAAGAAATTAGATAATTTTAAAAAAAATAAGGGGATTTCATTTGATTATAATGACTGGTTTGAGATTAATCCTTACTTTAAATCTGTTTTAGGGATGACTAGAACAACATTTATGTTTATATTGGTCTTAATATCTCTTCTTATATTTATTGCATTTTTCCAGATAATGACCGCATTAAGCATTGAGCGCACTAGAGAGCTTGGTACATTAAGAGCAATTGGTTTAACCAAATTGGAACTTTTTTACTCTCTATTTTTAGAAATTGTTATTATTTCTGTTGTCAATATTGTTGTAGGAGTAATATTGGCTTATTTTGCTAAACTTTTTATTCAGTTTCAAAAAATTAGCTTTACTCCTCCAGGCTATTCAGAAACATACTACATCAACATATTTTATTATGCTAGTGATATAATATATGTTTCAATTTTCATGTTAATTCTTGCTATTTTTTCTTCTATTTTGCCATTTAGCAAAGCAAGTAAGAAATCGGTAGTAGAGGTAATGAATGATGCTTAA